A single window of Sulfurovum riftiae DNA harbors:
- the pglA gene encoding N,N'-diacetylbacillosaminyl-diphospho-undecaprenol alpha-1,3-N-acetylgalactosaminyltransferase, whose translation MKIGFLSHLDMNLYLFRLPIMQRLREEGHEVYAICPKGDKFDAFKKYGIIPVAYEISRSSLNPMKELKAIYNIYRALKPLDLDMLHTFTAKPNIYGTIAGRWASVPVILNLVEGLGSFYVSDSRKNRMVRGVIEKLYTFVFSQSDGVVFVNSDDPKYLGNKGVISKEKIHIIKSVGIDTERFSMDRIDTAETERLKEKLGLKDKVVVLMVARAIWDKGVREFYEAAQMLKKEGKVQFVLVGDIDEGNPSSADAAFLRSGEVLWLGHRDDIVNLTAMCDIYVLPSYREGVPRTLLEAASMARPIVTTDTVGCREVVEDGYNGYLIPVRNAKILSQKIQYLAENSGIREVMGKNGRILAENMFDIHTVVDQYMALYRSLMKQKGIR comes from the coding sequence ATGAAAATAGGTTTTCTTTCCCATCTTGACATGAACCTCTACCTGTTCCGTCTGCCGATCATGCAAAGACTGAGAGAAGAGGGGCATGAAGTCTATGCCATTTGTCCCAAAGGAGACAAGTTCGATGCATTTAAAAAATATGGGATCATACCTGTTGCCTATGAGATCTCCCGATCCAGTTTGAATCCGATGAAAGAGCTTAAAGCGATCTACAATATTTATAGGGCTTTAAAACCTTTGGATCTTGATATGCTTCATACGTTTACGGCAAAACCGAACATTTACGGCACGATCGCCGGCAGATGGGCATCGGTTCCGGTTATTTTGAACCTGGTTGAGGGGTTGGGGTCGTTCTATGTAAGTGATTCACGGAAAAACCGTATGGTCAGGGGTGTGATAGAGAAACTTTATACGTTTGTTTTTTCCCAAAGTGACGGGGTTGTATTTGTGAATAGCGATGATCCGAAATATTTGGGAAACAAAGGTGTGATCAGTAAAGAGAAGATACATATCATTAAAAGTGTCGGTATCGATACGGAACGGTTTTCAATGGATCGAATCGATACTGCTGAAACAGAGCGTTTAAAAGAAAAACTCGGCTTGAAAGACAAAGTAGTTGTCCTGATGGTCGCGCGTGCGATCTGGGATAAGGGTGTACGGGAGTTCTATGAGGCGGCACAGATGCTGAAAAAGGAAGGGAAAGTACAGTTTGTTCTGGTAGGGGATATCGATGAGGGGAATCCAAGTAGTGCAGATGCTGCATTCTTAAGGTCGGGAGAAGTGCTGTGGCTCGGTCACCGGGATGATATAGTGAATTTGACCGCGATGTGCGATATCTATGTGCTCCCCAGTTACAGAGAAGGAGTTCCAAGAACACTGCTGGAGGCTGCGTCAATGGCCAGACCGATCGTGACGACAGATACGGTAGGGTGTAGAGAAGTTGTAGAAGATGGCTATAATGGGTATTTGATCCCTGTCAGAAATGCAAAAATTTTATCACAAAAGATACAGTATCTTGCAGAAAATTCTGGTATACGTGAAGTTATGGGTAAAAATGGTAGAATCTTGGCAGAAAATATGTTTGATATTCATACAGTAGTGGATCAGTATATGGCACTTTATCGGTCATTGATGAAGCAAAAAGGGATAAGATGA
- a CDS encoding glycosyltransferase family 2 protein: MPLSSPKISIITVAYNAVDTIEETIQSVVSQSYDNVEYIIIDGGSTDGTLDIIKKYEDKIDYWVSERDYGLYHAMNKGLERATGDIIGMINADDYYYDSAFQTVAAHYLPECYDTHIFTADIYHGDERVSGWREENRFNGAFTPHPSMFVSKKIYERIGFYALQYKIASDYDFMYRAFNVHHLEPLYVSEPIAFFRPGGLAAQSRFRAYTEEMLVKVENGQRISKAFPVYLLKLAKFGMGRLFE; this comes from the coding sequence ATGCCTTTAAGTAGTCCAAAGATATCTATTATTACAGTTGCATATAATGCCGTTGATACAATAGAAGAAACCATACAGTCTGTAGTATCTCAGTCGTATGACAATGTGGAATATATCATTATTGATGGTGGTTCAACAGACGGCACTTTGGATATCATCAAAAAGTATGAAGATAAGATCGATTACTGGGTGAGCGAGAGGGATTATGGTCTATATCATGCTATGAACAAAGGTCTTGAAAGAGCAACAGGAGATATCATCGGGATGATAAATGCAGATGACTATTATTATGACAGTGCGTTTCAAACAGTTGCCGCGCATTATCTTCCTGAATGCTATGATACGCATATTTTTACAGCAGATATCTATCATGGGGATGAACGGGTTTCCGGATGGCGGGAAGAGAATCGATTCAATGGTGCGTTTACACCTCATCCATCGATGTTCGTTTCAAAAAAGATTTATGAGCGGATAGGTTTTTATGCTTTACAGTATAAAATAGCTTCAGATTATGATTTTATGTACAGAGCTTTCAATGTTCATCATCTTGAGCCTCTTTATGTCAGTGAGCCTATTGCTTTTTTTAGACCAGGAGGACTTGCGGCCCAAAGCAGGTTTCGCGCATATACGGAGGAGATGCTTGTAAAGGTTGAAAACGGACAAAGGATATCGAAGGCTTTTCCTGTGTATTTGTTAAAACTTGCAAAATTTGGAATGGGGCGATTGTTCGAATGA
- a CDS encoding glycosyltransferase, which yields MKNRQYILNFDDNVWDNYKDKFWLKQKYDKLVQRADGVIVANDFLENKVKPLNSKVIKIPTVVDLEDYRETTEKNKTFTLVWIGTPVTYRYIESHAEIFRELAKKIEFELCIIATEELERRAIESVPMQFVEWSPENEVHYLKKAHVGIMPLDEDAFSQGKSAFKLIQYLAAGIPLVGSSIGENSRVIHDGKNGYLVSAKEQWIEKMELLYKDTLLREKFSEESTKEAYSYSIQKFFPQYREFVDSVFAAEKESS from the coding sequence TTGAAAAACCGGCAGTATATTTTAAATTTTGACGACAATGTCTGGGATAACTATAAAGATAAATTTTGGCTCAAACAAAAGTATGACAAGCTGGTGCAGCGGGCAGATGGTGTCATTGTTGCGAACGATTTTTTGGAAAACAAGGTAAAACCGTTAAATAGCAAAGTGATCAAGATTCCGACAGTTGTCGATCTGGAGGATTACCGGGAGACAACCGAAAAAAACAAAACATTCACCCTTGTTTGGATAGGTACGCCGGTGACCTATCGTTATATTGAATCTCATGCCGAAATATTTCGGGAATTGGCAAAAAAAATAGAGTTTGAACTGTGTATTATCGCTACCGAAGAGCTGGAAAGAAGGGCAATAGAGAGTGTTCCCATGCAGTTTGTAGAGTGGTCACCCGAAAATGAAGTGCATTACCTGAAAAAAGCGCATGTCGGCATCATGCCTCTCGATGAGGATGCTTTCAGTCAGGGGAAATCAGCTTTCAAGCTGATCCAGTATTTGGCAGCAGGTATACCCCTGGTCGGTAGCAGTATTGGAGAAAACAGTCGTGTGATACATGACGGGAAGAACGGGTATCTGGTTTCTGCAAAAGAGCAATGGATTGAAAAAATGGAATTGCTGTATAAAGATACACTTTTGCGGGAAAAATTTTCGGAAGAGAGTACAAAAGAGGCATACAGCTACTCCATACAGAAATTTTTCCCACAATACAGAGAATTTGTTGATTCTGTTTTTGCAGCAGAGAAAGAATCTTCATGA